One genomic region from Zalophus californianus isolate mZalCal1 chromosome 14, mZalCal1.pri.v2, whole genome shotgun sequence encodes:
- the PITPNM2 gene encoding LOW QUALITY PROTEIN: membrane-associated phosphatidylinositol transfer protein 2 (The sequence of the model RefSeq protein was modified relative to this genomic sequence to represent the inferred CDS: deleted 1 base in 1 codon), translating to MIIKEYRIPLPMTVEEYRIAQLYMIQKKSRNETYGEGSGVEILENRPYTDGPGGSGQYTHKVYHVGMHIPSWFRSILPKAALRVVEESWNAYPYTRTRFTCPFVEKFSIDIETFYKTDAGENPNVFSLSPVEKNQLTIDFIDIVKDPVPPNEYKTEEDPKLFRSIKTQRGPLSDNWIEEYKQQVFPIMCAYKLCKVEFRYWGMQSKIERFIHDTGLRKVMVRAHRQAWCWQDEWYGLNMENIRELEKEAQLMLSRKMAQFNEDDEEAAELAKDEASQAQVPGEAPQPSSSGGEPLAGRGLKKQWSTSSKSSRSSTRGASPSRHSISEWRMQSIARDSDESSDEEYFDAHEDLSDSEEIFPKDITKWNSNDLMDKIESPEPEDTQDSLYRQSAPEFRVASSVEQLNIIEDEVNPPLAAPASKIHVLLLVLHGGTILDTGAGDPSSKQGDTNTIATVFDTVMRVHYPSALGHLAIRLVPCPPICSDAFALVSNLSPYSHDEGCLSSSQDHIPLAALPLLATSSPQYQEAIATVIQRANLAYGDFIKSQEGMTFNGQVCLIGDCVGGILAFDALCQSSQPVSESQSSSRRGSVASVQDTDLLSPGTLVNVAHGGSGSGGLESSRHLSRSNIDIPRSNGVEDPKRQLPRKRSDSSTYELDTIQQHQAFLSSLHASVLRNEPSSRRSSSSTMLDGTGAVGKFDFEIADLFLFGCPLGLVLALRKTVIPALDVFQLRPACQQVYNLFHPADPSASRLEPLLERRFHALPPFSIPRYQRYPLGDGCSALLVETVQRNPELVLEGGPLAPLPPGDSFLETSIPVPALTWQDGPRPSPGCAESDALQTHSTVFQEHTAPSSPGAAPTSRGFRRASEISIASQVSGMAESYTASSIAQKAPASLSHTPSVRHLSLLALPPPPPTTPGPPPQAGQASPSLERAPRPPDLDAREVAARWWGQKRIDYALYCPDALTAFPTVALPHLFHASYWESTDVVSFLLRQVMRHDNSSILELDGKEVSVFTPSKPREKWQRKRTHVKLRNVTANHRINDAVANEDGPQVLTGRFMYGPLDMVTLTGEKVDVHIMMQPPSGEWLYLDTLVTNSSGRVSYTIPETHRLGVGVYPIKMVVRGDHTFADSYITVLPKGTEFVVFSIDGSFAASVSIMGSDPKVRAGAVDVVRHWQDLGYLIIYVTGRPDMQKQRVVAWLAQHNFPHGVVSFCDGLVHDPLRHKANFLKLLISELHLRVHAAYGSTKDVAVYSSISLSPMQIYIVGRPTKKLQQQCQFITDGYAAHLAQLKYNHRARPARNAATRMALRKGSFGLPGQGDFLRSRNHLLRTISAQPSGPGHRHDRTQSQADGEQRGQRSMSVAAGCWGRTMTGRPEPGAAAGPK from the exons GTTCACTTGCCCCTTTGTGGAGAAATTCTCCATTGACATCGAAACCTTTTATAAAACGGATGCTGGAGAAAACCCGAACGTGTTCAGCTTGTCTCCTGTGGAGAAGAACCAGCTGACAATCG ACTTCATCGACATTGTCAAGGACCCCGTGCCCCCCAACGAGTATAAGACAGAAGAGGACCCCAAGCTATTCCGCTCGATCAAGACGCAGCGGGGGCCCCTGTCTGACAACTGGATCGAGGAGTACAAACAGCAGGTTTTCCCCATCATGTGTGCCTACAAGCTCTGCAAGGTGGAGTTTCGCTACTGGGGCATGCAGTCCAAGATCGAGAGGTTCATCCATGACACCG GCCTGCGGAAGGTGATGGTGAGGGCCCACCGGCAGGCCTGGTGCTGGCAGGATGAGTGGTACGGGCTGAACATGGAGAACATccgggagctggagaaggaggcgCAGCTCATGCTTTCCCGCAAGATGGCCCAGTTCAACGAAGATGACGAGGAGGCTGCAGAGCTGGCCAAGGACGAAGCCAGCCAGGCCCAGGTCCCCGGGGAGGccccccagcccagcagcagcGGCGGGGAGCCCTTGGCAGGCCGGGGCCTCAAGAAACAGTGGTCCACGTCCTCCAAGTCCTCGCGGTCTTCCACGCGGGGGG CCAGCCCTTCCCGCCACAGCATCTCCGAGTGGAGGATGCAGAGTATCGCCCGGGACTCAGACGAGAGCTCAGACGAAGAGTATTTTGACGCTCACG AGGACCTGTCCGACTCAGAGGAAATATTCCCCAAGGACATCACCAAGTGGAACTCCAATGACCTCATGGACAAAATTGAAAGCCCTGAGCCGGAGGATACACAGG ACAGTCTCTATCGCCAGAGCGCCCCTGAATTCAGAGTGGCCTCCAGTGTGGAGCAGCTGAACATCATCGAG GACGAGGTCAACCCACCCCTGGCCGCGCCGGCCTCCAAGATCCACGTACTGCTGCTGGTGCTGCACGGAGGCACCATCCTGGACACGGGCGCTGGGGACCCCAGCTCCAAGCAGGGTGACACCAACACCATCGCCACCGTGTTCGACACTGTCATGCGCGTGCACTACCCCAGCGCCCTGGGCCACCTTGCCATCCGCCTGGTGCCCTGCCCACCCATCTGCTCTGATGCCTTTGCCCTAGTCTCCAA ccttagCCCTTACAGCCACGATGAAGGCTGTCTGTCCAGCAGCCAGGACCACATCCCCCTGGctgccctgcccctgctggcCACGTCCTCACCCCAGTACCAGGAGGCGATCGCCACGGTGATTCAGCGGGCCAACCTTGCctatggggacttcatcaagtccCAGGAGGGCATGACCTTCAACGGGCAG GTCTGCCTGATCGGGGACTGTGTCGGGGGCATCCTGGCGTTCGATGCCTTATGCCAGAGCAGCCAGCCAGTATCTGAGAGCCAGAGCAGCAGCCGCCGGGGCAGCGTGGCCAGCGTGCAG GACACTGACCTGCTGTCCCCCGGCACCCTGGTCAATGTGGCACATGGCGGCAGTGGCAGTGGTGGCCTGGAGAGCAGTCGGCACCTGAGCCGCAGCAACATTGATATCCCCCGAAGCAATGGTGTCGAAGACCCCAAAAGGCAGTTGCCCCGAAAGAGGAGTGACTCATCCACCTACGAGCTGGATACCATCCAGCAGCACCAGGCCTTCCTGTCCAG CCTCCATGCCAGCGTGCTGAGGAATGAGCCCAGCTCCCGCCGTTCGAGCAGCTCCACCATGCTGGATGGCACAGGGGCTGTGGGGAAGTTCGACTTTGAGATCGCAGACCTTTTCCTCTTCGGGTGCCCGCTGGGGCTCGTCCTGGCCTTGAGGAAGACTGTCATCCCTGCCCTGGATG TTTTCCAGCTGCGGCCGGCCTGCCAGCAAGTCTACAACCTCTTCCACCCCGCGGACCCGTCCGCCTCCCGCCTGGAGCCGCTGCTGGAGCGGAGATTCCACGCCCTGCCGCCGTTCAGCATCCCCCGCTACCAGCGCTACCCGCTGGGGGACGGCTGCTCCGCGCTGCTGG TCGAGACAGTGCAGAGAAACCCCGAGCTGGTCCTGGAGGGTGGgcccctggcccctctcccccCCGGGGACAGCTTCCTGGAAACCAGTATCCCCGTTCCCGCGCTCACCTGGCAAGACGGGCCCCGCCCGAGCCCGGGCTGTGCTGAGT CAGACGCACTCCAGACCCACAGCACAGTCTTTCAAGAGCACACGGCCCCGTCCTCGCCCGGTGCAGCCCCCACCAGCCGAGGCTTCCGCCGAGCCAGTGAGATCAGCATTGCCAGCCAGGTGTCGGGCATGGCCGAGAGCTACACAGCGTCCAGCATCGCCCAGA AGGCCCCGGCGTCACTCAGCCATACCCCCAGCGTCAGGCACCTGTCTCTGCtcgccctg ccccccccgccccccactacCCCGGGCCCCCCCCCGCAGGCCGGGCAGGCGAGCCCCAGCCTGGAgcgggccccccgcccccctgacTTGGACGCCAGAGAAG TTGCAGCAAGGTGGTGGGGCCAGAAGCGGATCGACTACGCCTTGTACTGCCCCGACGCTCTGACGGCCTTCCCCACCGTGGCCCTGCCACACCTCTTCCACGCCAGCTACTGGGAGTCAACGGATGTGGTCTCCTTCCTGCTGAGACAG gtcatgaggCATGACAACTCGAGCATCTTGGAGCTGGACGGCAAGGAGGTTTCGGTGTTCACCCCCTCAAAGCCGAGAGAGAAGTGGCAGCGCAAGAGGACTCATGTGAAGCTTCGG AACGTGACCGCCAACCACCGGATCAATGATGCAGTCGCCAACGAGGATGGCCCGCAAGTTCTGACGGGCCGGTTCATGTACGGGCCCCTGGACATGGTCACTCTGACTGGGGAGAAG GTGGACGTGCACATCATGATGCAACCGCCCTCGGGCGAGTGGCTGTACCTGGACACGCTGGTGACCAACAGCAGCGGGCGGGTCTCCTACACCATCCCCGAGACCCACCGCCTGGGTGTGGGCGTCTACCCCATCAAGATGGTGGTCAG GGGAGACCACACGTTTGCGGACAGCTACATCACCGTGCTGCCCAAGGGCACGGAGTTTGTGGTCTTCAGTATCGACGGCTCCTTTGCTGCCAGTGTGTCCATCATGGGCAGCGACCCCAAAGTGCGGGCCGGGGCCGTGGACGTGGTGCG GCACTGGCAGGACCTGGGCTACCTCATCATCTATGTGACGGGCCGGCCTGACATGCAGAAGCAGCGGGTGGTGGCGTGGCTGGCCCAGCACAACTTCCCCCACGGCGTGGTGTCCTTCTGTGACGGCCTGGTGCACGACCCGCTGCGGCACAAGGCCAACTTCCTGAAGCTGCTCATCTCCGAG CTGCACCTGCGCGTGCACGCGGCCTACGGCTCCACCAAGGACGTGGCGGTCTACAGCTCCATCAGCCTGTCCCCCATGCAGATCTACATCGTGGGCCGGCCCACCAAGAAGCTGCAGCAGCAGTGCCAG TTCATCACGGACGGCTACGCAGCTCACCTGGCCCAGCTCAAGTACAACCACCGGGCGCGGCCGGCCCGCAATGCAGCCACCCGCATGGCGCTGCGAAAAGGCAGCTTTGGCCTGCCGGGCCAGGGCGACTTCCTGCGCTCCCGGAACCACCTGCTCCGCACCATCTCGGCCCAGCCCAGCGGGCCCGGCCACCGGCACGATCGGACGCAGAGCCAGGCGGACGGGGAGCAGCGGGGACAGCGCAGCATGAGCGTAGCCGCGGGCTGCTGGGGCCGCACCATGACCGGCCGGCCTGAGCCTGGGGCAGCCGCGGGCCCCAAGTAG
- the ARL6IP4 gene encoding ADP-ribosylation factor-like protein 6-interacting protein 4 isoform X4: MAHVSSRKRSKSRSRSRGRGSEKRRKKSSKDAPRSSSASRSQDHKASNTSSGAEASPSPCVTERSKPKARRRPRSSSSSSSSSSSSSSSPSSSSSSSGGRKKRGKHRDKKRKKKKRKRKKKLKKKGKEKAKLQQAEALPGPSLDQWHRSAEEGEDGPVLTDEQKSRIQAMKPMTKEEWDARQSIIRKVVDPETGRTRLIKGDGEVLEEIVTKERHREINKQATRGDGLAFQMRAGLLP, from the exons ATGGCTCACGTCAGCTCTCGCAAGCGCTCCAAGAGCCGAAGCCGGTCCCGGGGCCGAGGGtcggaaaagagaaggaagaagagcagtAAGGACGCTCCGAGGAGCTCCTCGGCTTCTAGATCCCAAGACCACAAGGCCAGCAACACCAGCTCTGGGGCGGAGG CCTCACCTTCTCCCTGCGTCACAGAGAGAAGCAAGCCCAAGGCCCGGAGGAGACCACGAagcagctcctcctcctcttcttccagtTCTTCCAGCTCGTCTTCCCCCtcgtcctcctcttcctccagtgGCGGCCGGAAGAAGCGGGGGAAGCACAGggacaagaagaggaagaagaagaagaggaaaaggaagaagaagctgAAGAAGAAAGGCAAGGAGAAGGCAAAGCTGCAGCAGGCTGAGGCTCTGCCGGGCCCCTCACTGGACCAGTGGCACAGGTCGgctgaggagggagaggatggCCCAG TCCTGACAGATGAACAGAAGTCCCGCATCCAGGCCATGAAGCCCATGACCAAGGAGGAGTGGGATGCTCGGCAGAGCATCATCCGCAAGGTGGTGGACCCGGAAACAGGACGCACCAG gctcaTTAAGGGAGATGGCGAGGTCTTAGAGGAAATCGTGACTAAGGAGCGACACAGAGAGATCAACAAG CAAGCCACCCGAGGGGATGGCCTGGCCTTCCAGATGCGAGCTGGGCTGCTACCCTGA
- the ARL6IP4 gene encoding ADP-ribosylation factor-like protein 6-interacting protein 4 isoform X1: protein MGTGPPRARPREEPPSEPSLGGRLGEPQYKRVSPSPARGAMAHVSSRKRSKSRSRSRGRGSEKRRKKSSKDAPRSSSASRSQDHKASNTSSGAEASPSPCVTERSKPKARRRPRSSSSSSSSSSSSSSSPSSSSSSSGGRKKRGKHRDKKRKKKKRKRKKKLKKKGKEKAKLQQAEALPGPSLDQWHRSAEEGEDGPVLTDEQKSRIQAMKPMTKEEWDARQSIIRKVVDPETGRTRLIKGDGEVLEEIVTKERHREINKQATRGDGLAFQMRAGLLP from the exons ATGGGCACTGGGCCCCCGAGAGCCAGGCCCCGAGAAGAGCCGCCCTCGGAGCCCAGTCTGGGGGGCCGGCTGGGTGAGCCCCAGTATAAGCGTGTCTCCCCGTCTCCAGCCCGCGGCGCTATGGCTCACGTCAGCTCTCGCAAGCGCTCCAAGAGCCGAAGCCGGTCCCGGGGCCGAGGGtcggaaaagagaaggaagaagagcagtAAGGACGCTCCGAGGAGCTCCTCGGCTTCTAGATCCCAAGACCACAAGGCCAGCAACACCAGCTCTGGGGCGGAGG CCTCACCTTCTCCCTGCGTCACAGAGAGAAGCAAGCCCAAGGCCCGGAGGAGACCACGAagcagctcctcctcctcttcttccagtTCTTCCAGCTCGTCTTCCCCCtcgtcctcctcttcctccagtgGCGGCCGGAAGAAGCGGGGGAAGCACAGggacaagaagaggaagaagaagaagaggaaaaggaagaagaagctgAAGAAGAAAGGCAAGGAGAAGGCAAAGCTGCAGCAGGCTGAGGCTCTGCCGGGCCCCTCACTGGACCAGTGGCACAGGTCGgctgaggagggagaggatggCCCAG TCCTGACAGATGAACAGAAGTCCCGCATCCAGGCCATGAAGCCCATGACCAAGGAGGAGTGGGATGCTCGGCAGAGCATCATCCGCAAGGTGGTGGACCCGGAAACAGGACGCACCAG gctcaTTAAGGGAGATGGCGAGGTCTTAGAGGAAATCGTGACTAAGGAGCGACACAGAGAGATCAACAAG CAAGCCACCCGAGGGGATGGCCTGGCCTTCCAGATGCGAGCTGGGCTGCTACCCTGA
- the ARL6IP4 gene encoding ADP-ribosylation factor-like protein 6-interacting protein 4 isoform X3 produces the protein MGTGPPRARPREEPPSEPSLGGRLGEPQYKRVSPSPARGAMAHVSSRKRSKSRSRSRGRGSEKRRKKSSKDAPRSSSASRSQDHKASNTSSGAEASPSPCVTERSKPKARRRPRSSSSSSSSSSSSSSSPSSSSSSSGGRKKRGKHRDKKRKKKKRKRKKKLKKKVLTDEQKSRIQAMKPMTKEEWDARQSIIRKVVDPETGRTRLIKGDGEVLEEIVTKERHREINKQATRGDGLAFQMRAGLLP, from the exons ATGGGCACTGGGCCCCCGAGAGCCAGGCCCCGAGAAGAGCCGCCCTCGGAGCCCAGTCTGGGGGGCCGGCTGGGTGAGCCCCAGTATAAGCGTGTCTCCCCGTCTCCAGCCCGCGGCGCTATGGCTCACGTCAGCTCTCGCAAGCGCTCCAAGAGCCGAAGCCGGTCCCGGGGCCGAGGGtcggaaaagagaaggaagaagagcagtAAGGACGCTCCGAGGAGCTCCTCGGCTTCTAGATCCCAAGACCACAAGGCCAGCAACACCAGCTCTGGGGCGGAGG CCTCACCTTCTCCCTGCGTCACAGAGAGAAGCAAGCCCAAGGCCCGGAGGAGACCACGAagcagctcctcctcctcttcttccagtTCTTCCAGCTCGTCTTCCCCCtcgtcctcctcttcctccagtgGCGGCCGGAAGAAGCGGGGGAAGCACAGggacaagaagaggaagaagaagaagaggaaaaggaagaagaagctgAAGAAGAAAG TCCTGACAGATGAACAGAAGTCCCGCATCCAGGCCATGAAGCCCATGACCAAGGAGGAGTGGGATGCTCGGCAGAGCATCATCCGCAAGGTGGTGGACCCGGAAACAGGACGCACCAG gctcaTTAAGGGAGATGGCGAGGTCTTAGAGGAAATCGTGACTAAGGAGCGACACAGAGAGATCAACAAG CAAGCCACCCGAGGGGATGGCCTGGCCTTCCAGATGCGAGCTGGGCTGCTACCCTGA
- the ARL6IP4 gene encoding ADP-ribosylation factor-like protein 6-interacting protein 4 isoform X5, producing MAHVSSRKRSKSRSRSRGRGSEKRRKKSSKDAPRSSSASRSQDHKASNTSSGAEERSKPKARRRPRSSSSSSSSSSSSSSSPSSSSSSSGGRKKRGKHRDKKRKKKKRKRKKKLKKKGKEKAKLQQAEALPGPSLDQWHRSAEEGEDGPVLTDEQKSRIQAMKPMTKEEWDARQSIIRKVVDPETGRTRLIKGDGEVLEEIVTKERHREINKQATRGDGLAFQMRAGLLP from the exons ATGGCTCACGTCAGCTCTCGCAAGCGCTCCAAGAGCCGAAGCCGGTCCCGGGGCCGAGGGtcggaaaagagaaggaagaagagcagtAAGGACGCTCCGAGGAGCTCCTCGGCTTCTAGATCCCAAGACCACAAGGCCAGCAACACCAGCTCTGGGGCGGAGG AGAGAAGCAAGCCCAAGGCCCGGAGGAGACCACGAagcagctcctcctcctcttcttccagtTCTTCCAGCTCGTCTTCCCCCtcgtcctcctcttcctccagtgGCGGCCGGAAGAAGCGGGGGAAGCACAGggacaagaagaggaagaagaagaagaggaaaaggaagaagaagctgAAGAAGAAAGGCAAGGAGAAGGCAAAGCTGCAGCAGGCTGAGGCTCTGCCGGGCCCCTCACTGGACCAGTGGCACAGGTCGgctgaggagggagaggatggCCCAG TCCTGACAGATGAACAGAAGTCCCGCATCCAGGCCATGAAGCCCATGACCAAGGAGGAGTGGGATGCTCGGCAGAGCATCATCCGCAAGGTGGTGGACCCGGAAACAGGACGCACCAG gctcaTTAAGGGAGATGGCGAGGTCTTAGAGGAAATCGTGACTAAGGAGCGACACAGAGAGATCAACAAG CAAGCCACCCGAGGGGATGGCCTGGCCTTCCAGATGCGAGCTGGGCTGCTACCCTGA
- the ARL6IP4 gene encoding ADP-ribosylation factor-like protein 6-interacting protein 4 isoform X2, with product MGTGPPRARPREEPPSEPSLGGRLGEPQYKRVSPSPARGAMAHVSSRKRSKSRSRSRGRGSEKRRKKSSKDAPRSSSASRSQDHKASNTSSGAEERSKPKARRRPRSSSSSSSSSSSSSSSPSSSSSSSGGRKKRGKHRDKKRKKKKRKRKKKLKKKGKEKAKLQQAEALPGPSLDQWHRSAEEGEDGPVLTDEQKSRIQAMKPMTKEEWDARQSIIRKVVDPETGRTRLIKGDGEVLEEIVTKERHREINKQATRGDGLAFQMRAGLLP from the exons ATGGGCACTGGGCCCCCGAGAGCCAGGCCCCGAGAAGAGCCGCCCTCGGAGCCCAGTCTGGGGGGCCGGCTGGGTGAGCCCCAGTATAAGCGTGTCTCCCCGTCTCCAGCCCGCGGCGCTATGGCTCACGTCAGCTCTCGCAAGCGCTCCAAGAGCCGAAGCCGGTCCCGGGGCCGAGGGtcggaaaagagaaggaagaagagcagtAAGGACGCTCCGAGGAGCTCCTCGGCTTCTAGATCCCAAGACCACAAGGCCAGCAACACCAGCTCTGGGGCGGAGG AGAGAAGCAAGCCCAAGGCCCGGAGGAGACCACGAagcagctcctcctcctcttcttccagtTCTTCCAGCTCGTCTTCCCCCtcgtcctcctcttcctccagtgGCGGCCGGAAGAAGCGGGGGAAGCACAGggacaagaagaggaagaagaagaagaggaaaaggaagaagaagctgAAGAAGAAAGGCAAGGAGAAGGCAAAGCTGCAGCAGGCTGAGGCTCTGCCGGGCCCCTCACTGGACCAGTGGCACAGGTCGgctgaggagggagaggatggCCCAG TCCTGACAGATGAACAGAAGTCCCGCATCCAGGCCATGAAGCCCATGACCAAGGAGGAGTGGGATGCTCGGCAGAGCATCATCCGCAAGGTGGTGGACCCGGAAACAGGACGCACCAG gctcaTTAAGGGAGATGGCGAGGTCTTAGAGGAAATCGTGACTAAGGAGCGACACAGAGAGATCAACAAG CAAGCCACCCGAGGGGATGGCCTGGCCTTCCAGATGCGAGCTGGGCTGCTACCCTGA